Proteins encoded together in one Betaproteobacteria bacterium window:
- a CDS encoding cytochrome c4, with amino-acid sequence MKTIQKAGTGTFRATRRIACWAAGSVLASAAFVSGSAVAEDVTTKVAACIACHGEDGNSTIPDNPDRAGQSARYIYLQLRDYKEGRLNPIMSAIASGDGQAGYVGSRQLLQLQEAEAERLQGGCRQGDARQEGGRRCALSHVPPGRIFGQNEVPRVAGQHQAYIYKQLMAFKTKERNNYADMNAYIKNIPEADIEALSHYIANLN; translated from the coding sequence ATGAAGACGATCCAGAAAGCAGGAACCGGAACATTCCGCGCCACACGGCGCATCGCCTGCTGGGCTGCCGGCAGTGTGCTGGCTTCAGCCGCATTCGTTTCCGGTAGCGCAGTCGCGGAGGACGTGACGACCAAGGTCGCCGCTTGCATCGCCTGCCACGGCGAAGACGGCAATTCGACCATTCCCGACAACCCCGATCGCGCAGGACAGAGCGCCCGGTACATCTACCTGCAGCTCAGGGACTACAAGGAAGGCCGCCTCAACCCCATCATGTCCGCCATCGCGTCGGGGGATGGGCAAGCAGGATATGTGGGATCTCGCCAACTACTTCAGCTCCAAGAAGCAGAAGCCGAACGGCTTCAAGGCGGATGCCGACAAGGTGACGCGAGGCAAGAAGGTGGCCGACGATGCGCTTTGTCCCATGTGCCACCTGGGCGGATTTTCGGGCAGAATGAGGTTCCGCGCGTGGCCGGCCAGCATCAGGCCTACATCTACAAGCAGCTCATGGCGTTCAAGACGAAGGAACGCAACAACTACGCAGACATGAACGCCTACATCAAGAACATTCCGGAAGCAGACATCGAGGCGCTGTCCCACTACATCGCCAACCTGAACTGA
- a CDS encoding alpha/beta hydrolase, translated as MGGLVGMLLAAMPQAPIRRLVISDEAGLHTQGRRSNGSPPTWAAIRTFVDAAKQRPTFGVSIEPFGPLTDDQWRHLARFGTRSAEGGRIALAYDPGIAEAFRSGIRDVDLWPVWKQVQCDVLITRGAKSDLLSAETAQTMIKQGPARGRLVEFAGVGHAPMFMSEDQMSVVESFLLAV; from the coding sequence ATGGGCGGTCTTGTCGGGATGCTCCTGGCTGCAATGCCTCAGGCTCCCATCCGCCGGCTGGTGATCAGCGACGAGGCAGGCCTTCATACCCAAGGCAGGCGCTCGAACGGATCGCCGCCTACGTGGGCCGCGATCCGCACTTTTGTCGACGCTGCGAAGCAGAGGCCTACCTTCGGCGTGTCCATCGAACCCTTCGGCCCGCTGACAGACGATCAGTGGCGTCATCTGGCCCGATTCGGAACGCGGTCCGCGGAGGGTGGGCGCATTGCCCTCGCCTACGATCCCGGGATCGCCGAAGCCTTCCGTTCGGGAATCCGCGATGTGGATCTCTGGCCGGTCTGGAAACAGGTGCAGTGCGACGTCCTCATCACGCGCGGCGCGAAGTCCGACCTTCTCAGCGCCGAGACGGCCCAGACGATGATCAAGCAGGGCCCGGCCCGGGGACGCCTGGTGGAGTTTGCCGGCGTGGGCCACGCTCCCATGTTCATGTCGGAAGATCAGATGTCGGTCGTGGAGTCCTTCCTCCTCGCGGTATAG
- a CDS encoding 2-dehydro-3-deoxygalactonokinase: MIAVDWGTSSFRAYRLDDSGQIIDRRSASAGILTVTDGGFAETLETHARDWLDSGERVLLLSGMIGSRQGWKEAPTRQPRPVPEIARHLSR, translated from the coding sequence GTGATCGCCGTCGACTGGGGAACCAGTTCATTCCGGGCATACCGGCTGGACGACTCGGGGCAGATCATCGATCGCAGGTCGGCATCCGCGGGAATCCTCACGGTGACCGATGGCGGGTTTGCCGAGACCCTGGAGACCCATGCCCGCGACTGGCTCGATTCGGGCGAACGTGTCCTGCTCTTGAGCGGAATGATCGGCAGCCGCCAGGGCTGGAAGGAGGCCCCTACGCGTCAGCCCCGGCCGGTGCCGGAGATCGCCCGCCACTTGTCCCGGTGA
- a CDS encoding 2-dehydro-3-deoxygalactonokinase: MTVNADGIHDVMRGEETQILGILHDLGPGSHAMSAEPTASGWKFSMAPSPDSGHS, encoded by the coding sequence GTGACGGTGAACGCCGATGGCATCCATGACGTCATGCGAGGCGAAGAAACGCAGATTCTGGGCATCCTTCATGACCTGGGACCAGGAAGCCATGCTATGTCTGCGGAACCCACAGCAAGTGGGTGGAAGTTCAGCATGGCACCATCACCGGATTCCGGACATTCATGA
- a CDS encoding 2-dehydro-3-deoxygalactonokinase has translation MTGEVFAVLKDHSILGRITNSSAPYDRQAFADGLHRSADASGLLHHLFGVRAECLCGDLDAERSRDFLSGLLLGHELRQARGNAVVNLLGAGVLVDRYAYACEVLGRSTRILDPDAVVAGQWQIARSRRLV, from the coding sequence ATGACAGGCGAGGTCTTCGCCGTATTGAAGGATCACAGCATCCTGGGACGCATCACGAATTCCTCGGCACCTTACGACCGGCAGGCATTCGCGGACGGATTGCACCGTTCGGCCGACGCAAGCGGACTGCTGCACCACCTGTTCGGCGTGCGCGCAGAGTGCCTTTGCGGCGATCTCGACGCCGAGCGCTCCCGCGATTTCCTGTCGGGACTTCTGCTGGGACACGAACTGCGGCAGGCTCGGGGTAACGCCGTCGTGAACCTCCTTGGCGCAGGCGTGCTGGTGGATCGTTATGCCTACGCCTGCGAGGTGCTCGGCCGGTCGACCCGGATTCTGGATCCCGACGCCGTCGTGGCGGGCCAATGGCAAATCGCCCGATCGCGTCGGCTCGTCTGA
- a CDS encoding VacJ family lipoprotein: MNRAVYKFNDVADRYVAKPVARTYDTLVPEFIRTGVRNSSTTWTTCSSSPMTCFKAR, from the coding sequence ATGAACCGGGCGGTCTACAAGTTCAACGACGTGGCGGACCGGTACGTCGCGAAACCGGTTGCCCGTACCTATGACACGCTGGTACCGGAATTCATCCGCACCGGCGTGCGGAACTCTTCAACAACGTGGACGACGTGTTCGTCGTCGCCAATGACCTGCTTCAAGGCAAGATGA
- a CDS encoding class I SAM-dependent methyltransferase — protein MPSRTVSRGDSAPAQVGQAVPDRLLSRVRPRYSELAFVVDVYGRARCFSNMRESARTSRTTGWKKWRNGRPARWVSRVPTSRPGYASRWTGGSSSTRGKAVAGRSSKCRRAGSRFLVDLETYVDTGLFLDHRPLRSRVRALADGKAVLNLFSYTGSFSVFAAAGGARATTSVDLSNTYLEWARRNFALNGLSENSTDSAEDVRRWLEMAREAGERFDLIVVDPPVFSNSKRMDGVFDVQRDHRALLLACAGVLAADGEIYFSTNLRGFRFEATMPGFDVSDISLKTIPEDFRNQSIHRCWRIARISRSEHARSAKRASGDDPVISDRRLTPRRDLRDRRGRRAACGCAADCRRR, from the coding sequence ATGCCTTCGAGAACCGTGTCACGCGGCGATTCCGCACCTGCGCAAGTGGGCCAGGCAGTTCCCGACCGACTGCTTTCGCGTGTACGACCGCGATATTCCGAGCTCGCCTTTGTCGTGGACGTGTACGGCCGCGCGCGCTGCTTCAGCAATATGCGCGAGTCCGCGAGGACGTCTCGGACGACTGGCTGGAAGAAGTGGCGCAACGGACGGCCCGCGCGCTGGGTCTCCCGCGTACCGACGTCACGGCCCGGGTACGCCTCAAGGTGGACCGGCGGGTCGAGCAGCACGAGAGGCAAGGCGGTCGCCGGACGGAGTTCGAAGTGCAGGAGAGCGGGCTCCAGGTTTCTCGTGGACCTCGAGACCTACGTGGATACGGGGCTGTTTCTGGACCATCGCCCCCTCCGCTCGCGGGTGCGGGCGCTCGCCGATGGCAAGGCGGTGCTCAATCTTTTCTCCTACACGGGTAGCTTCAGTGTCTTCGCCGCCGCCGGCGGGGCGCGCGCAACGACCAGCGTGGATCTCTCGAATACCTATCTCGAGTGGGCCCGGCGCAATTTCGCGCTCAACGGGCTCTCGGAGAACAGCACCGATTCGGCGGAGGACGTGCGCCGGTGGCTGGAGATGGCGCGGGAAGCCGGAGAACGTTTCGACCTGATCGTCGTGGATCCCCCGGTATTCTCCAATTCGAAGCGGATGGACGGCGTCTTCGACGTCCAGCGCGACCATCGAGCCCTGCTGCTCGCCTGCGCCGGGGTGCTGGCGGCGGACGGAGAGATCTACTTCTCCACGAACCTTCGCGGATTTCGATTCGAGGCAACGATGCCGGGTTTCGATGTATCGGACATCTCGCTCAAGACGATTCCGGAGGATTTCCGCAACCAGTCCATCCACCGATGCTGGCGGATCGCGCGGATCTCCCGGTCTGAGCATGCTCGATCCGCGAAGCGAGCGTCGGGCGACGATCCGGTTATTTCGGATCGTCGGCTGACCCCTCGCCGGGATCTTCGAGATCGTCGGGGTCGTCGAGCTGCGTGCGGCTGCGCGGCGGATTGCCGTCGTAGATGA
- a CDS encoding DMT family transporter, with translation MSTTTAATLAYYGVFPSVVAFVCYNRGVSSVGPTRAGIFVHLVPVFGIILSTLVLTNLHEPSTLPGWRSSLRRHLSDDARARRKAG, from the coding sequence TTGTCCACCACGACCGCCGCGACCCTGGCGTACTACGGCGTGTTTCCATCCGTGGTGGCGTTCGTCTGCTACAACCGCGGGGTGAGCTCGGTGGGGCCGACGCGCGCGGGCATCTTCGTGCACCTGGTGCCCGTGTTCGGGATCATCCTTTCGACGCTGGTATTGACGAACCTCCACGAGCCTTCCACTTTGCCGGGATGGCGCTCATCTCTTCGGCGGCATCTTTCTGACGACGCGCGGGCGCGGCGAAAGGCGGGCTGA
- a CDS encoding tetratricopeptide repeat protein codes for MEDLHERLPLSERTSVKLDSVAEYLETADVREIVARMLRNLKAIFLKAKDWSHALTVIEWLVQVVPDTPQELRGQGLVYQELECFRAALHDFEAYLRQEPEATDASKIRTRVLDMRGRGATELMSTPPAAGWRSPTCCSAWRACYGRNLVVGRAMRAEIPPVAMSFWRWTIAFLLILPFTYRDVWSKRADIARAWPVLTLLGLVGIGLFNTMCYIALTMTTATNATLFNSVVPVFIPPIAWVLLRERTTARQMIGILSSLLGVLVIVAKGDMQALQALDFNRGDVWLLIAMVLWALYTVLLRFRPGGMGMLTFLATILVFGWPMLAVW; via the coding sequence ATGGAAGATCTGCACGAGCGGCTGCCGCTGTCCGAGCGCACATCGGTCAAGCTCGATTCCGTGGCCGAGTATCTTGAAACGGCCGATGTCCGCGAGATCGTCGCCCGCATGCTGCGCAATCTCAAGGCGATCTTTCTCAAGGCGAAGGACTGGAGCCACGCACTGACCGTGATCGAATGGCTGGTGCAGGTTGTGCCCGACACGCCCCAGGAGCTTCGGGGACAGGGGCTCGTCTATCAGGAACTGGAGTGCTTCCGTGCCGCGCTGCACGACTTCGAGGCCTACCTGCGCCAGGAACCGGAGGCGACGGATGCATCGAAGATCCGCACGCGCGTGCTGGATATGCGAGGCCGCGGCGCGACTGAACTGATGTCGACGCCGCCGGCTGCGGGTTGGCGGTCTCCTACGTGCTGCTCTGCGTGGCGAGCATGCTATGGGCGGAATCTGGTCGTCGGGCGAGCCATGCGGGCGGAGATTCCGCCGGTGGCCATGTCGTTCTGGCGCTGGACCATCGCCTTCCTGCTCATCCTTCCGTTCACCTATCGTGATGTGTGGTCGAAACGCGCCGACATTGCGCGGGCATGGCCGGTGCTGACCCTGCTGGGTCTGGTCGGTATCGGCCTGTTCAACACGATGTGCTACATCGCACTCACCATGACCACGGCCACCAATGCGACCTTGTTCAATTCGGTGGTGCCTGTCTTCATTCCGCCGATCGCCTGGGTCTTGCTGCGTGAGCGCACGACCGCGCGGCAGATGATCGGCATCCTGTCCTCTTTGCTGGGCGTGCTCGTGATCGTGGCGAAAGGCGACATGCAGGCGCTCCAGGCACTGGATTTCAATCGCGGCGATGTCTGGCTTCTGATCGCCATGGTGCTGTGGGCGCTGTACACGGTGCTGCTGCGCTTCCGTCCCGGCGGCATGGGAATGTTGACCTTCCTTGCGACCATCCTCGTGTTCGGCTGGCCCATGCTGGCCGTCTGGTAG
- a CDS encoding transglutaminase family protein — MRELTRIDAMAETVRQRLEADSTVEQRLAELNDYLYGELGYGPETGEYYDPRNSYLNDVLERKCGIPITLSILYIRLGRTLGLEMEGSPSPAASS; from the coding sequence GTGCGCGAACTGACCAGAATCGACGCCATGGCAGAAACGGTCCGCCAGCGCCTCGAGGCGGATAGTACGGTGGAGCAGCGTTTGGCCGAGCTCAACGACTATCTCTACGGAGAACTGGGTTACGGGCCCGAGACGGGGGAATACTACGATCCGCGCAACAGCTATCTGAACGACGTGCTGGAGCGCAAGTGCGGCATCCCCATCACGCTGTCCATTCTCTACATCCGGCTGGGTCGCACACTGGGCCTCGAAATGGAAGGATCTCCTTCCCCGGCCGCTTCCTCGTGA
- a CDS encoding DUF2189 domain-containing protein: MLVAPFLAIGLYDISRTREQGRPLKFSHTLVAWQANAPAIGFYALILALLLTVWMQMSMVMIALFFTGELPYEGGLLAQLASTPEGWVFMAAYCAAGLGFALLVFATSVVSVPMLLDWHGMDTLTAMITSFNVLRSNFRSCCCGLG; encoded by the coding sequence CTGCTCGTCGCACCGTTTCTGGCCATCGGCCTGTACGACATCAGCCGCACGCGCGAGCAGGGCAGGCCGCTCAAGTTCTCACATACGCTGGTGGCGTGGCAGGCCAATGCCCCGGCCATCGGTTTCTACGCGCTGATCCTGGCACTATTGCTGACGGTATGGATGCAAATGTCCATGGTGATGATCGCCCTATTCTTCACGGGCGAACTTCCCTACGAAGGCGGGCTGCTCGCGCAACTGGCCTCCACCCCCGAAGGGTGGGTCTTCATGGCCGCGTACTGCGCTGCCGGCTTGGGCTTTGCACTGTTGGTGTTCGCCACGAGCGTGGTCTCGGTCCCCATGCTCCTCGACTGGCACGGCATGGACACCCTGACAGCCATGATCACCAGCTTCAACGTCCTGCGCAGCAACTTCAGGTCATGCTGCTGTGGGCTGGGTTGA
- a CDS encoding YaeQ family protein, with protein MALKSTIFKADLQVSDLDRQHYGTYSLTVARHPSETDERMMVRILAFALNAGERLEFGKGLSTDEEPDLWLRDYTGAIEQWIDVGLPDPKRLRKASGRSPRVRVYTYGGRGVDVWWRQNGGDLSRVSNLSVINIPPEATQAMAALAERNMALQCTIQDGQLWFGTQAHTLSIQPVALLQAAEENA; from the coding sequence ATGGCTCTCAAATCGACGATCTTCAAGGCCGATCTGCAGGTGTCGGACCTCGACCGGCAGCACTACGGCACGTATTCCCTGACGGTGGCGCGGCATCCGTCCGAAACGGACGAGCGCATGATGGTGCGCATCCTTGCCTTTGCGCTCAACGCCGGCGAACGACTCGAGTTCGGCAAGGGGCTCAGCACCGACGAAGAGCCGGATCTCTGGCTGCGCGACTACACCGGTGCGATCGAGCAGTGGATCGACGTCGGGTTGCCGGATCCCAAGCGGCTGCGCAAGGCGTCGGGACGTTCCCCCAGGGTGCGCGTGTATACCTACGGTGGACGGGGCGTGGATGTCTGGTGGCGGCAGAACGGCGGTGACCTGAGCCGAGTGTCAAACCTTTCCGTGATCAACATCCCGCCCGAGGCGACTCAGGCCATGGCGGCGCTGGCCGAGAGAAACATGGCGCTTCAGTGCACGATCCAGGATGGTCAATTGTGGTTCGGGACACAGGCGCACACCCTCTCGATTCAACCCGTCGCGTTGCTGCAGGCAGCCGAAGAAAACGCCTGA
- a CDS encoding alpha/beta hydrolase encodes MSERYRCIALDLPGHGRSRSPADPTLRSLANAANDCLDSLRIDEAVLIGHSMGCRMVTEMYAHSPARVRGLVYVDGSLSPQASPDDAVAQFEEIIGRIGMGEFLRRLYEGFFVADTPEGVRSTVLEQLPRVDPAFARSLWLDLVRWDASRYRSLLPTIAVPTLVIQSTYLDASTRRSSLEPGQSQSWLEELSRSIPDVRIEVIPGIGHFPMTEAPDRTIELIGAFTEWIARGRP; translated from the coding sequence TTGTCAGAGCGGTATCGTTGCATCGCGCTCGACCTGCCCGGTCACGGGCGATCGCGAAGCCCGGCCGATCCGACCCTGCGATCTCTGGCAAACGCGGCCAACGACTGCCTCGACTCGCTGCGCATCGATGAAGCCGTGCTGATCGGACACAGCATGGGTTGCCGGATGGTCACGGAAATGTACGCGCATTCTCCAGCTCGTGTACGCGGTCTCGTTTACGTGGATGGGAGCCTCTCACCCCAAGCATCGCCGGACGATGCGGTGGCCCAGTTCGAAGAGATCATCGGACGCATCGGCATGGGCGAGTTCCTGCGCAGGTTGTACGAGGGGTTCTTCGTGGCGGACACACCCGAGGGCGTCCGGTCCACCGTGCTCGAACAACTGCCGCGTGTGGATCCGGCGTTCGCACGTTCTCTTTGGCTGGACCTGGTGCGATGGGACGCCTCGAGATACCGGTCCCTGCTGCCGACAATCGCCGTACCGACCCTGGTCATCCAGTCCACGTATCTCGACGCCTCGACCAGGCGCTCGTCTCTCGAACCTGGGCAATCGCAATCCTGGCTCGAGGAGCTGTCGCGCTCTATCCCGGATGTCCGCATCGAAGTGATTCCGGGGATCGGGCATTTCCCGATGACCGAGGCGCCGGACCGCACCATCGAACTGATAGGTGCCTTCACAGAATGGATCGCTCGGGGCCGCCCATGA
- a CDS encoding HupE/UreJ family protein has protein sequence MRELSIRYSLFFEKWPDHENFVRVFMAGQRQRMRFTAEQPTLSIPVADLLRQWGSSLASGFFDSDPNHRFSLDAQAPDNPVPGIQEVQPSLGRLQLSQVDPGFVSLGVKHIFAGFDHVLFIVGLVMLARRGRELLALVTAFTVAHAVTMALSTLGILRLDPNWTEPMIALTIVYIGVENLLALYRARDAGTHPRRSAHWRRIGLVFVFGLIHGVGFSYVLREMGLREDLLGALLYFNAGVELGQIGIIAVTLPALLLWDRARWGRHFSVAVSAAVTLIGAALLVTRL, from the coding sequence ATGCGCGAGCTGTCGATCCGATACTCGCTCTTCTTCGAGAAGTGGCCTGACCACGAGAACTTCGTTCGTGTTTTCATGGCCGGCCAGCGTCAGCGCATGCGATTCACGGCCGAACAGCCGACGCTGTCAATCCCCGTTGCAGATCTGCTCCGTCAATGGGGGAGTTCCCTCGCCTCGGGGTTCTTCGACAGCGATCCCAACCATCGCTTCTCTCTGGACGCGCAAGCACCTGACAACCCCGTGCCCGGCATCCAGGAAGTCCAGCCCAGTCTCGGCAGGCTGCAGCTTTCACAGGTCGATCCAGGGTTCGTCTCTCTGGGCGTCAAGCACATCTTCGCCGGATTCGATCACGTGCTGTTCATTGTCGGACTGGTGATGCTGGCCCGGCGCGGCCGCGAACTCCTCGCGCTGGTCACGGCGTTCACGGTGGCGCACGCCGTGACGATGGCGTTATCCACGCTCGGCATCCTGAGACTGGACCCTAATTGGACGGAGCCGATGATTGCCTTGACCATCGTCTACATCGGCGTGGAGAACTTGCTGGCGCTGTACCGCGCGAGAGATGCCGGAACCCACCCCCGTCGCAGCGCGCACTGGCGGAGAATCGGCCTTGTATTCGTGTTCGGACTCATTCATGGTGTGGGCTTCAGCTATGTCCTTCGCGAGATGGGTCTGCGCGAGGACCTGCTCGGTGCCCTGCTGTACTTCAATGCCGGTGTCGAACTGGGGCAGATCGGAATCATCGCGGTCACACTCCCCGCTCTACTGCTCTGGGACCGGGCGCGATGGGGCCGTCATTTCAGCGTCGCCGTCTCCGCTGCAGTCACCCTCATCGGTGCCGCACTGCTCGTTACCCGGCTTTGA
- a CDS encoding DUF1566 domain-containing protein, with protein sequence MHPPKPRSKRGRLAASGPLVYDPKTDLTWQRCALGQRWSPSGERCDGEPARITFDEAKTLESKGWRVPTLDELMSIVMKDRMPTIDSQAFPDTFPVYFWATDNRDRSSAWYVLFENGRSNHYFPPRTNRDAVRFVRTGPWTKDAGPRPPGHSRKP encoded by the coding sequence CTGCATCCGCCGAAGCCACGATCCAAGAGGGGTCGGCTCGCCGCCTCCGGACCCCTTGTCTACGACCCGAAGACGGATCTCACGTGGCAACGCTGCGCGCTCGGGCAGCGCTGGTCACCCTCAGGCGAGCGTTGCGATGGCGAACCGGCACGAATCACGTTCGACGAGGCCAAGACGCTGGAATCCAAGGGATGGCGCGTTCCCACACTGGACGAGTTGATGTCCATCGTGATGAAGGACCGCATGCCCACGATCGACAGTCAGGCCTTCCCGGATACGTTCCCCGTCTATTTCTGGGCCACGGACAACCGCGACCGTTCCTCTGCCTGGTACGTCTTGTTCGAGAACGGCCGCTCCAACCACTACTTTCCACCCCGTACGAATCGCGACGCCGTGCGATTCGTACGTACCGGGCCCTGGACCAAGGACGCCGGACCACGGCCACCCGGGCACTCACGAAAGCCCTGA
- a CDS encoding DUF1566 domain-containing protein, which translates to MTADGRRRFVADGEIVLDRHTGLTWKRCSAGQRWTTGLGCVGLATKLWYEEARQLQSARWRLPTVNELQSLYDKGPQPADPEAFPDAPPTWYWASTPRGEPAVWGVPCGDDGNDSCYQSESKAVRLVRRRQAVK; encoded by the coding sequence GTGACGGCGGACGGAAGGCGCCGGTTCGTGGCGGATGGCGAGATCGTGCTTGACCGACACACGGGACTAACGTGGAAACGCTGCAGCGCGGGCCAGCGCTGGACGACAGGACTTGGCTGCGTAGGCCTTGCCACGAAGCTCTGGTACGAAGAGGCCCGGCAACTGCAGTCGGCGCGCTGGCGATTGCCGACCGTAAACGAATTGCAGTCCCTCTACGACAAGGGACCCCAGCCGGCGGATCCGGAAGCCTTCCCGGATGCTCCACCGACTTGGTACTGGGCCTCAACCCCACGGGGCGAACCTGCGGTCTGGGGCGTCCCGTGCGGTGACGACGGCAACGACAGCTGCTATCAGAGCGAATCCAAGGCCGTGCGACTCGTGCGCCGCCGGCAAGCTGTCAAGTAA
- a CDS encoding MaoC family dehydratase, with the protein MEGPTKSASAAELAALTGQEIGTSEWFTLDQKTIEQFGELTQDTYFIHMDPERARTTAFGGTIAHGFLTLSMLSCMAYQVCPFIEGTRNGVNYGFNRLRFVAPVPRGGRVRGRFLLRNLDVKSDRWQATWEVSVEIENGAKPAIVAEWITAGLF; encoded by the coding sequence ATGGAAGGTCCCACCAAGTCCGCCTCTGCGGCTGAACTCGCGGCCCTCACGGGTCAGGAGATCGGCACGTCGGAGTGGTTCACGCTCGATCAGAAGACGATCGAGCAGTTCGGCGAACTTACCCAAGATACGTACTTCATCCACATGGACCCTGAGCGGGCCAGGACGACCGCGTTCGGCGGAACCATCGCACACGGCTTCCTGACGCTTTCCATGCTTTCCTGCATGGCCTATCAGGTGTGTCCGTTCATCGAAGGCACGCGGAACGGCGTCAACTACGGGTTCAACCGGTTGCGCTTTGTCGCACCGGTGCCGAGAGGTGGACGGGTGCGTGGCCGGTTCCTGCTGCGCAATCTGGACGTGAAGTCCGACCGTTGGCAGGCCACGTGGGAGGTCTCCGTGGAGATCGAGAACGGCGCCAAGCCGGCCATCGTCGCCGAATGGATCACGGCCGGACTTTTTTGA
- a CDS encoding putative motility protein: MESISALSSALSQVQTEAKVQTAVFRKALDAEAGAAAGLIQLIGTPQPLATEGALGTRLNIYG; encoded by the coding sequence ATGGAATCCATCAGTGCATTGTCATCCGCCTTGAGCCAGGTCCAGACCGAGGCCAAGGTTCAGACCGCCGTCTTCAGGAAGGCACTCGACGCCGAAGCAGGCGCCGCTGCGGGTCTGATCCAGTTGATCGGTACTCCACAACCTCTTGCTACCGAGGGGGCGCTCGGGACACGTCTCAACATCTACGGCTGA
- a CDS encoding AI-2E family transporter yields MDRIERIVLLAALVLLAIACFVVLRPFLSAVLWAGILALATWPIFCRVRSQLGGRSNIAAGVMTTVFILVLVLPLALGGIAIAQHADPWIDTIRDWMESGLPLPPAWVEGVPVAGHWMHTKWLAVATDSSALTRELKPLVDPAKQVALAVGRGLGEGVVTLALSAMILFFFWRDGDVLAARVRTMAERIAGQRALQLADVAHATIRGTVYGILGTALAQGLLAAIGFAVSGVPAAALLGVATFFLSVVPVGPPLVWGPAAIWLYYQGQPGWAIFLVIWGVAVVSSIDNFLKPLLISRGSNLPFILVLIGVLGGVLAFGFVGVFLGPTLLAVAYRLIDEWTAQRAFDAQVPAADADIGP; encoded by the coding sequence TTGGACCGTATCGAACGCATCGTCCTGCTTGCCGCGCTCGTGCTGCTGGCCATTGCCTGTTTCGTGGTTCTCCGGCCGTTTCTGTCGGCCGTGCTGTGGGCAGGCATTCTTGCCCTGGCCACCTGGCCCATCTTCTGCCGCGTCCGTTCACAGCTCGGTGGGCGCAGCAACATCGCGGCCGGCGTCATGACGACCGTGTTCATTCTCGTGCTGGTATTGCCGCTGGCTCTGGGAGGAATCGCGATCGCTCAGCATGCGGACCCATGGATCGACACGATCCGGGACTGGATGGAATCCGGTCTGCCGTTGCCTCCGGCCTGGGTGGAGGGCGTGCCCGTCGCAGGCCACTGGATGCACACAAAATGGCTTGCTGTGGCCACGGACAGCAGTGCCTTGACGCGGGAATTGAAACCCTTGGTCGATCCCGCGAAACAGGTCGCCCTGGCTGTCGGCCGGGGATTGGGCGAGGGTGTCGTCACCCTGGCCCTGAGTGCGATGATCCTGTTCTTCTTCTGGCGCGATGGAGACGTCCTCGCCGCGCGCGTGCGGACCATGGCGGAACGTATCGCGGGCCAACGGGCCCTGCAACTCGCTGACGTTGCGCACGCCACCATTCGCGGGACGGTGTACGGGATTCTCGGTACCGCGCTCGCGCAGGGACTTCTGGCTGCCATCGGTTTCGCCGTGTCCGGCGTGCCAGCGGCTGCGCTGCTGGGCGTGGCGACATTCTTCCTGTCGGTCGTTCCCGTCGGGCCGCCGCTGGTCTGGGGACCCGCGGCAATCTGGCTCTACTACCAGGGACAGCCGGGGTGGGCAATCTTCCTGGTCATCTGGGGCGTCGCCGTGGTGAGCAGTATCGACAATTTTCTCAAGCCGCTGCTCATCAGCCGCGGATCCAACCTGCCCTTCATCCTCGTGCTGATCGGTGTGCTCGGCGGAGTGCTCGCCTTCGGTTTCGTCGGCGTGTTTCTCGGGCCGACGCTGCTGGCGGTGGCCTACCGATTGATCGATGAATGGACGGCGCAGCGCGCGTTCGACGCTCAAGTACCGGCTGCCGATGCCGACATAGGTCCGTAG